From a region of the Mercurialis annua linkage group LG1-X, ddMerAnnu1.2, whole genome shotgun sequence genome:
- the LOC126664313 gene encoding protein ALTERED SEED GERMINATION 2 isoform X1, producing the protein METCGFHDGNIFNFLETRYYDAARHDINRSLQMHSSLVKRLSQERELQGHQGCVNSVAWNSTGSLLISGSDDTRMNIWSYSGRKLLHSIETGHSANIFCAKFIPETSDELVVSGAGDAEVRLFNLSRLSGRGLDDNVIPPLALFQCHSKRVKKLAVEVGNPNMVWSASEDGTLRQHDLREGSSCPPAGSSPQECRNVLLDLRYGAKRSLADPPKLTLALKSCDISASRPHLLLVGGSDAFARLYDRRMLPPLTSCRKRMSPPPCVNYFCPMHLSERGRSGLHLTHVTFSPSGDEVLLSYSGEHVYLMNVNHAGGSGMQYTTGDASKLMSFTPILNGLELQPPQSDAYKSSFRFRNNVASTIKKCRKLLQFADKCLEEGENIFNGIEACNEVLDGHGHDISPALRHDCLCTRASLLLKRKWKNDVHMAIRDCYGARRIDNSSFRALYYTSEAFSLLGKHKEALDFAVAAQSVASSNSEITEWLENMKKNLAQAEAERANKANDGVPRSESRSGRALSLSDILYRSEATSDASQDGPTEREDSDYDEELELDFETSISGDEERDIEPNTLHGSLNLRIHRRGDSSRETSCTNGSCGSPSSSHYDRTPYQPETVIDMKQRFIGHCNVGTDIKQASFLGERGEYVASGSDDGRWFIWEKQTGRLIKVLLGDEAVVNCVQCHPFDCAVATSGIDNTIKIWTPTASVPSIVDGGSAGPETSNVLEAMDSNQRRLSHNREVILCSPFELLERFRMHEFTEGTLHPLECAQT; encoded by the exons ATGAACATATGGAGCTATAGTGGTCGAAAGCTTTTGCATTCTATAGAAACTGGGCATTCTGCAAACATTTTCTGCGCAAAATTTATCCCTGAAACTTCCGATGAGCTTGTGGTGTCTGGAGCTGGAGATGCAGAA GTTCGGCTGTTTAACTTATCTCGTTTAAGTGGAAGAGGGCTAGACGACAATGTCATTCCCCCGTTAGCGTTGTTTCAATGTCACAGTAAAAGAGTAAAAAAACTAGCG GTTGAAGTTGGAAACCCCAATATGGTTTGGAGTGCAAGTGAAGATGGGACACTTAGACAGCATGACCTTCGGGAGGGTTCTTCTTGTCCGCCAGCTGGATCTTCTCCCCAAGAGTGTCGCAATGTTTTG CTTGACTTGCGATATGGCGCGAAGAGGTCACTAGCTGATCCTCCTAAACTGACCCTTGCTTTAAAATCTTGTGACATCAGTGCCAGTCGGCCTCATTTGCTCCTAGTTGGTGGGAG TGATGCCTTTGCTCGTCTTTATGATAGACGAATGCTTCCTCCTTTGACTTCCTGTCGCAAAAGGATGTCACCGCCACCTTGTGTTAACTATTTTTGCCCCATGCATCTTTCTGAACGA GGACGCTCTGGTTTGCACCTAACTCATGTTACATTTAGTCCAAGTGGAGATGAGGTTCTACTTAGCTATAGCGGAGAGCATGTTTACCTCATGAATGTAAATCATG CTGGAGGGAGTGGTATGCAATATACTACAGGAGATGCTTCAAAACTGATGTCCTTCACCCCTATCCTCAATGGGTTAGAATTGCAACCACCGCAATCAGATGCATATAAAAGCAGCTTTCGTTTTAGAAACAATGTTGCTTCCACG ATTAAAAAATGCAGGAAGCTGCTTCAGTTTGCTGATAAATGCTTAGAGGAGGGTGAAAATATTTTCAATGGCATTGAAGCATGCAATGAAGTTTTGGATGGGCATGGTCATGATATTAGTCCTGCGTTAAGGCATGACTGCCTCTGTACACGTGCATCCTTGCTGCTTAAG CGCAAGTGGAAAAATGATGTTCATATGGCCATAAGAGATTGCTACGGTGCTCGTAGAATAGACAACTCTTCGTTTAGAGCCCTTTATTACACTTCTGAGGCTTTCTCGCTG TTGGGAAAACATAAAGAAGCTCTTGACTTTGCTGTTGCTGCACAATCTGTGGCCTCATCTAATAGTGAAATCACAGAATGGCTGGAGAACATGAAAAAGAACCTTGCTCAAG CTGAAGCTGAAAGGGCTAACAAGGCTAATGATGGCGTTCCAAGGTCTGAATCTCGAAGTGGAAGAGCATTGTCATTAAGTGACATACTGTACCGCTCAGAGGCTACCAGTGATGCTTCACAAGATGGGCCGACTGAAAGAGAAGATTCCGACTATGATGAGGAATTGGAGTTGGACTTTGAAACATCAATATCTGGTGATGAAGAGCGTGATATTGAACCCAATACTCTTCATGGAAGCTTAAATCTGAGAATTCACCGAAGAGGTGATTCAAGTAGGGAAACAAGCTGTACAAATGGCTCCTGCGGGTCACCTTCATCATCACATTATGATCGGACGCCTTATCAG CCAGAGACGGTCATTGATATGAAGCAAAGATTTATTGGCCACTGTAACGTTGGAACTGACATAAAACAGGCCAGCTTTCTGGGTGAGAGAG GAGAATATGTGGCCAGTGGAAGTGATGATGGTAGATGGTTTATTTGGGAAAAACAAACCGGCAGACTTATAAAAGTGCTTCTTGGAGATGAAGCTG TTGTGAACTGTGTGCAGTGCCATCCATTTGATTGTGCCGTGGCAACAAGTGGGATTGATAACACAATAAAA ATTTGGACCCCAACTGCTTCTGTGCCATCAATTGTGGATGGAGGATCAGCTGGACCTGAAACTTCTAATGTGTTGGAGGCCATGGATAGCAATCAGCGTAGACTAAGCCATAATCGTGAAGTCATCCT TTGCAGCCCTTTTGAACTACTGGAGCGTTTTCGGATGCACGAATTTACGGAAGGAACTTTGCACCCTCTTGAGTGTGCTCAGACCTAA
- the LOC126677188 gene encoding uncharacterized protein LOC126677188: MITAPPKLIQSPTTLIECCMCGDSGLSSQLFQCKICQFRSQHRYCSNLYPKAESYQVCNWCLSNDPKEKSQNSSSSNKNSSEDDDSKKNSQNKKKTRGLLKTHQSPRGNLQLQVMNSPIKKQKSPERSSPVPVLQSTTRRRLVSNGRLEEIKLIRRTKSEEINKNNGIIKQVFRNKVRRYKLLDEVSS; the protein is encoded by the exons ATGATCACAGCACCACCAAAGTTAATTCAGTCTCCGACAACCCTAATTGAATGTTGCATGTGTGGAGATTCCGGCCTTTCTTCTCAGCTTTTTCAATGCAAAATTTGCCAATTCAGATCACAACACAG ATACTGTAGCAATCTGTACCCAAAAGCTGAATCGTACCAAGTATGCAACTGGTGTTTGAGTAATGACCCAAAagaaaaatctcaaaattcttcATCGTCGAATAAAAACAGCAGTGAAGATGATGACAGCAAGAAAAACAGCCAGAACAAGAAAAAAACCCGAGGATTATTAAAGACCCATCAATCACCAAGAGGTAATTTACAGTTACAAGTGATGAATAGCCCAATCAAGAAACAAAAATCACCTGAAAGATCATCACCAGTACCAGTACTACAGTCAACTACTCGAAGAAGACTGGTTAGTAATGGGAGATTAGAAGAGATAAAGCTGATTAGAAGGACTAAATCAGAAgagattaataaaaataatggaATCATTAAGCAAGTATTTAGAAACAAAGTGAGAAGATATAAGCTTCTTGATGAGGTTTCGAGCTGA
- the LOC130015185 gene encoding uncharacterized protein LOC130015185: MTTNELPALKIYWDGTILSTPGGVDYVSGKSELVQLTSVVNFAQLQVVIRRVIGLKDGDEIVKIYLRVPRFDEHGRFQKYDGFPMETDVHMQAMWRNVSRTPQMRVLEFYIVYNPLSQVRADGDDCADVDDSVDVDDCADVDDCADVDDGDDFSDEDEEEEHFYGAVADDNENDDDDDIGGDNGDGTHGENVGGRSEQNTDHFESRLPHEYTHQNVDDMCVNMNLWPKENAIWEAGKEFELGMVFSSRYAVQTCAASYHIAANKEYKSSETTGKTIVLVCVNNDTCNWRLRASLLKGESDWMITRYNGPHQCSGQSMNQDHRNLRARQIADHIDTQLHLQRDIRIKTLQEGIFQKLRVRPGYKKTWRFAIL, translated from the exons ATGACGACAAATGAGCTGCCAGCCCTAAAAATTTATTGGGATGGTACAATATTATCGACTCCGGGTGGAGTTGATTATGTTTCTGGTAAATCAGAACTGGTTCAACTGACGAGTGTAGTGAATTTTGCACAACTACAAGTCGTAATTAGAAGGGTAATTGGGCTGAAGGATGGTGACGAGATAGTGAAGATTTATCTACGAGTGCCTCGGTTCGATGAACATggaagatttcaaaaatatgatgGTTTTCCTATGGAGACAGATGTTCATATGCAAGCAATGTGGCGTAATGTTTCGCGGACGCCACAAATGAGGGTACTTGAGTTTTATATTGTGTACAATCCGTTATCTCAAGTACGTGCGGATGGAGACgactgtgcggatgtagacgactCTGTAGATGTAGACGAttgtgcggatgtagacgactgtgcggatgtagacgatGGTGATGATTTTAGTGATGAggatgaggaagaagaacactTCTACGGGGCCGTTGCTGATGACAACgagaatgatgatgatgatgacatcGGTGGTGATAATGGAGATGGCACCCATGGTGAGAATGTCGGTGGTCGGTCGGAACAAAATACAGATCATTTTGAGTCGCGCCTTCCTCATGAGTACACGCATCAGAATGTTGACGACATGTGTGTCAATATGAATCTGTGGcctaaagaaaatgcaatatgGGAAGCAGGCAAAGAGTTTGAATTGGGGATGGTTTTTAGTTCGAGGTATGCTGTCCAGACATGCGCGGCGAGTTATCACATTGCAGCTAATAAAGAATACAAGAGCAGTGAAACAACTGGTAAAACAATAGTTCTTGTGTGTGTGAACAATGACACTTGCAATTGGAGGTTGCGTGCGTCGCTTTTAAAAGGCGAGTCAGACTGGATGATAACAAGATATAACGGCCCCCACCAATGCAGCGGCCAATCAATGAACCAAGACCATCGCAATTTAAGAGCGCGACAGATAGCTGACCACATCGACACGCAATTGCATCTGCAACGTGACATTAGGATTAAAACGCTTCAAGAGGGCATTTTTCAAAAACTGCGAGTTAGGCCTGGATACAAAAAAACTTG GAGATTTGCAATTTTATGA
- the LOC126664313 gene encoding protein ALTERED SEED GERMINATION 2 isoform X3 → METCGFHDGNIFNFLETRYYDAARHDINRSLQMHSSLVKRLSQERELQGHQGCVNSVAWNSTGSLLISGSDDTRMNIWSYSGRKLLHSIETGHSANIFCAKFIPETSDELVVSGAGDAEVRLFNLSRLSGRGLDDNVIPPLALFQCHSKRVKKLAVEVGNPNMVWSASEDGTLRQHDLREGSSCPPAGSSPQECRNVLLDLRYGAKRSLADPPKLTLALKSCDISASRPHLLLVGGSDAFARLYDRRMLPPLTSCRKRMSPPPCVNYFCPMHLSERGRSGLHLTHVTFSPSGDEVLLSYSGEHVYLMNVNHAGGSGMQYTTGDASKLMSFTPILNGLELQPPQSDAYKSSFRFRNNVASTIKKCRKLLQFADKCLEEGENIFNGIEACNEVLDGHGHDISPALRHDCLCTRASLLLKRKWKNDVHMAIRDCYGARRIDNSSFRALYYTSEAFSLLGKHKEALDFAVAAQSVASSNSEITEWLENMKKNLAQAEAERANKANDGVPRSESRSGRALSLSDILYRSEATSDASQDGPTEREDSDYDEELELDFETSISGDEERDIEPNTLHGSLNLRIHRRGDSSRETSCTNGSCGSPSSSHYDRTPYQPETVIDMKQRFIGHCNVGTDIKQASFLGEYVASGSDDGRWFIWEKQTGRLIKVLLGDEAVVNCVQCHPFDCAVATSGIDNTIKIWTPTASVPSIVDGGSAGPETSNVLEAMDSNQRRLSHNREVILCSPFELLERFRMHEFTEGTLHPLECAQT, encoded by the exons ATGAACATATGGAGCTATAGTGGTCGAAAGCTTTTGCATTCTATAGAAACTGGGCATTCTGCAAACATTTTCTGCGCAAAATTTATCCCTGAAACTTCCGATGAGCTTGTGGTGTCTGGAGCTGGAGATGCAGAA GTTCGGCTGTTTAACTTATCTCGTTTAAGTGGAAGAGGGCTAGACGACAATGTCATTCCCCCGTTAGCGTTGTTTCAATGTCACAGTAAAAGAGTAAAAAAACTAGCG GTTGAAGTTGGAAACCCCAATATGGTTTGGAGTGCAAGTGAAGATGGGACACTTAGACAGCATGACCTTCGGGAGGGTTCTTCTTGTCCGCCAGCTGGATCTTCTCCCCAAGAGTGTCGCAATGTTTTG CTTGACTTGCGATATGGCGCGAAGAGGTCACTAGCTGATCCTCCTAAACTGACCCTTGCTTTAAAATCTTGTGACATCAGTGCCAGTCGGCCTCATTTGCTCCTAGTTGGTGGGAG TGATGCCTTTGCTCGTCTTTATGATAGACGAATGCTTCCTCCTTTGACTTCCTGTCGCAAAAGGATGTCACCGCCACCTTGTGTTAACTATTTTTGCCCCATGCATCTTTCTGAACGA GGACGCTCTGGTTTGCACCTAACTCATGTTACATTTAGTCCAAGTGGAGATGAGGTTCTACTTAGCTATAGCGGAGAGCATGTTTACCTCATGAATGTAAATCATG CTGGAGGGAGTGGTATGCAATATACTACAGGAGATGCTTCAAAACTGATGTCCTTCACCCCTATCCTCAATGGGTTAGAATTGCAACCACCGCAATCAGATGCATATAAAAGCAGCTTTCGTTTTAGAAACAATGTTGCTTCCACG ATTAAAAAATGCAGGAAGCTGCTTCAGTTTGCTGATAAATGCTTAGAGGAGGGTGAAAATATTTTCAATGGCATTGAAGCATGCAATGAAGTTTTGGATGGGCATGGTCATGATATTAGTCCTGCGTTAAGGCATGACTGCCTCTGTACACGTGCATCCTTGCTGCTTAAG CGCAAGTGGAAAAATGATGTTCATATGGCCATAAGAGATTGCTACGGTGCTCGTAGAATAGACAACTCTTCGTTTAGAGCCCTTTATTACACTTCTGAGGCTTTCTCGCTG TTGGGAAAACATAAAGAAGCTCTTGACTTTGCTGTTGCTGCACAATCTGTGGCCTCATCTAATAGTGAAATCACAGAATGGCTGGAGAACATGAAAAAGAACCTTGCTCAAG CTGAAGCTGAAAGGGCTAACAAGGCTAATGATGGCGTTCCAAGGTCTGAATCTCGAAGTGGAAGAGCATTGTCATTAAGTGACATACTGTACCGCTCAGAGGCTACCAGTGATGCTTCACAAGATGGGCCGACTGAAAGAGAAGATTCCGACTATGATGAGGAATTGGAGTTGGACTTTGAAACATCAATATCTGGTGATGAAGAGCGTGATATTGAACCCAATACTCTTCATGGAAGCTTAAATCTGAGAATTCACCGAAGAGGTGATTCAAGTAGGGAAACAAGCTGTACAAATGGCTCCTGCGGGTCACCTTCATCATCACATTATGATCGGACGCCTTATCAG CCAGAGACGGTCATTGATATGAAGCAAAGATTTATTGGCCACTGTAACGTTGGAACTGACATAAAACAGGCCAGCTTTCTGG GAGAATATGTGGCCAGTGGAAGTGATGATGGTAGATGGTTTATTTGGGAAAAACAAACCGGCAGACTTATAAAAGTGCTTCTTGGAGATGAAGCTG TTGTGAACTGTGTGCAGTGCCATCCATTTGATTGTGCCGTGGCAACAAGTGGGATTGATAACACAATAAAA ATTTGGACCCCAACTGCTTCTGTGCCATCAATTGTGGATGGAGGATCAGCTGGACCTGAAACTTCTAATGTGTTGGAGGCCATGGATAGCAATCAGCGTAGACTAAGCCATAATCGTGAAGTCATCCT TTGCAGCCCTTTTGAACTACTGGAGCGTTTTCGGATGCACGAATTTACGGAAGGAACTTTGCACCCTCTTGAGTGTGCTCAGACCTAA
- the LOC126664313 gene encoding protein ALTERED SEED GERMINATION 2 isoform X2, which yields METCGFHDGNIFNFLETRYYDAARHDINRSLQMHSSLVKRLSQERELQGHQGCVNSVAWNSTGSLLISGSDDTRMNIWSYSGRKLLHSIETGHSANIFCAKFIPETSDELVVSGAGDAEVRLFNLSRLSGRGLDDNVIPPLALFQCHSKRVKKLAVEVGNPNMVWSASEDGTLRQHDLREGSSCPPAGSSPQECRNVLLDLRYGAKRSLADPPKLTLALKSCDISASRPHLLLVGGSDAFARLYDRRMLPPLTSCRKRMSPPPCVNYFCPMHLSERGRSGLHLTHVTFSPSGDEVLLSYSGEHVYLMNVNHAGGSGMQYTTGDASKLMSFTPILNGLELQPPQSDAYKSSFRFRNNVASTIKKCRKLLQFADKCLEEGENIFNGIEACNEVLDGHGHDISPALRHDCLCTRASLLLKRKWKNDVHMAIRDCYGARRIDNSSFRALYYTSEAFSLLGKHKEALDFAVAAQSVASSNSEITEWLENMKKNLAQAEAERANKANDGVPRSESRSGRALSLSDILYRSEATSDASQDGPTEREDSDYDEELELDFETSISGDEERDIEPNTLHGSLNLRIHRRGDSSRETSCTNGSCGSPSSSHYDRTPYQPETVIDMKQRFIGHCNVGTDIKQASFLGERGEYVASGSDDGRWFIWEKQTGRLIKVLLGDEAVVNCVQCHPFDCAVATSGIDNTIKIWTPTASVPSIVDGGSAGPETSNVLEAMDSNQRRLSHNREVILPFELLERFRMHEFTEGTLHPLECAQT from the exons ATGAACATATGGAGCTATAGTGGTCGAAAGCTTTTGCATTCTATAGAAACTGGGCATTCTGCAAACATTTTCTGCGCAAAATTTATCCCTGAAACTTCCGATGAGCTTGTGGTGTCTGGAGCTGGAGATGCAGAA GTTCGGCTGTTTAACTTATCTCGTTTAAGTGGAAGAGGGCTAGACGACAATGTCATTCCCCCGTTAGCGTTGTTTCAATGTCACAGTAAAAGAGTAAAAAAACTAGCG GTTGAAGTTGGAAACCCCAATATGGTTTGGAGTGCAAGTGAAGATGGGACACTTAGACAGCATGACCTTCGGGAGGGTTCTTCTTGTCCGCCAGCTGGATCTTCTCCCCAAGAGTGTCGCAATGTTTTG CTTGACTTGCGATATGGCGCGAAGAGGTCACTAGCTGATCCTCCTAAACTGACCCTTGCTTTAAAATCTTGTGACATCAGTGCCAGTCGGCCTCATTTGCTCCTAGTTGGTGGGAG TGATGCCTTTGCTCGTCTTTATGATAGACGAATGCTTCCTCCTTTGACTTCCTGTCGCAAAAGGATGTCACCGCCACCTTGTGTTAACTATTTTTGCCCCATGCATCTTTCTGAACGA GGACGCTCTGGTTTGCACCTAACTCATGTTACATTTAGTCCAAGTGGAGATGAGGTTCTACTTAGCTATAGCGGAGAGCATGTTTACCTCATGAATGTAAATCATG CTGGAGGGAGTGGTATGCAATATACTACAGGAGATGCTTCAAAACTGATGTCCTTCACCCCTATCCTCAATGGGTTAGAATTGCAACCACCGCAATCAGATGCATATAAAAGCAGCTTTCGTTTTAGAAACAATGTTGCTTCCACG ATTAAAAAATGCAGGAAGCTGCTTCAGTTTGCTGATAAATGCTTAGAGGAGGGTGAAAATATTTTCAATGGCATTGAAGCATGCAATGAAGTTTTGGATGGGCATGGTCATGATATTAGTCCTGCGTTAAGGCATGACTGCCTCTGTACACGTGCATCCTTGCTGCTTAAG CGCAAGTGGAAAAATGATGTTCATATGGCCATAAGAGATTGCTACGGTGCTCGTAGAATAGACAACTCTTCGTTTAGAGCCCTTTATTACACTTCTGAGGCTTTCTCGCTG TTGGGAAAACATAAAGAAGCTCTTGACTTTGCTGTTGCTGCACAATCTGTGGCCTCATCTAATAGTGAAATCACAGAATGGCTGGAGAACATGAAAAAGAACCTTGCTCAAG CTGAAGCTGAAAGGGCTAACAAGGCTAATGATGGCGTTCCAAGGTCTGAATCTCGAAGTGGAAGAGCATTGTCATTAAGTGACATACTGTACCGCTCAGAGGCTACCAGTGATGCTTCACAAGATGGGCCGACTGAAAGAGAAGATTCCGACTATGATGAGGAATTGGAGTTGGACTTTGAAACATCAATATCTGGTGATGAAGAGCGTGATATTGAACCCAATACTCTTCATGGAAGCTTAAATCTGAGAATTCACCGAAGAGGTGATTCAAGTAGGGAAACAAGCTGTACAAATGGCTCCTGCGGGTCACCTTCATCATCACATTATGATCGGACGCCTTATCAG CCAGAGACGGTCATTGATATGAAGCAAAGATTTATTGGCCACTGTAACGTTGGAACTGACATAAAACAGGCCAGCTTTCTGGGTGAGAGAG GAGAATATGTGGCCAGTGGAAGTGATGATGGTAGATGGTTTATTTGGGAAAAACAAACCGGCAGACTTATAAAAGTGCTTCTTGGAGATGAAGCTG TTGTGAACTGTGTGCAGTGCCATCCATTTGATTGTGCCGTGGCAACAAGTGGGATTGATAACACAATAAAA ATTTGGACCCCAACTGCTTCTGTGCCATCAATTGTGGATGGAGGATCAGCTGGACCTGAAACTTCTAATGTGTTGGAGGCCATGGATAGCAATCAGCGTAGACTAAGCCATAATCGTGAAGTCATCCT CCCTTTTGAACTACTGGAGCGTTTTCGGATGCACGAATTTACGGAAGGAACTTTGCACCCTCTTGAGTGTGCTCAGACCTAA
- the LOC126665437 gene encoding serine/threonine-protein kinase-like protein At1g28390, producing the protein MGYLSNCNADSAIATCDPYTWPEYRRSKRKNKPKTTRSSSSSNKPIPIRHFTYDQLVKAANGFSADSFLGKGSHGTVYKAVLDDGKLIAAVKKAYPNQSITIHSNHNCNSNINCSTCSTPAENEIEILSKIQHPRLVNLIGYCSDAKHHRKLLVVEYMQNGNLCSLLHSTSKPPGWTRRIRFALQVAKAVQALHTARPPIIHRDIKSSNVLIDEKMKARLGDFGLALRGHVEDVRVKCTPPAGTLGYLDPGYLAPGDISCKSDVFSFGILLLEIISGRNAIDVKYSPPSIVDWAVPLIKRGDSSAICDHRIGSPVDAGMIKVLSVLAARCVRSTAERRPGMGEVVEGLKYVNRRYNAPLLWNRLRRRVEDKPKFDRVVDLTEERVNVNKTVRNGSRRNSKVSSVEYGKGMIGERVMRSKSTGSRSDDYYHGRIKAGGGVAVKLPMIKLSKSRSVGVLQSPTVVQCSSNYCTEIESPFSKMLIGSDENSQLEMQGKPLIFI; encoded by the coding sequence ATGGGTTATCTTTCTAATTGCAATGCAGACTCTGCAATTGCTACTTGCGATCCCTACACCTGGCCGGAGTACCGCAGAAGTAAACGgaaaaacaaacccaaaaccACCAGATCGTCATCCTCATCAAACAAACCCATTCCTATCCGACACTTTACCTACGATCAACTTGTTAAAGCCGCCAATGGATTCTCTGCAGACAGCTTTCTCGGCAAAGGAAGCCATGGTACTGTCTACAAAGCCGTTCTTGACGACGGCAAACTAATAGCCGCCGTCAAAAAAGCATATCCGAACCAGTCAATCACCATCCATTCCAATCATAACTGTAACAGTAACATTAACTGCTCCACGTGTTCTACACCAGCTGAAAACGAGATTGAGATTTTGTCCAAAATTCAACACCCGCGTCTCGTCAATCTCATTGGCTATTGCTCCGACGCCAAACATCACCGTAAACTACTTGTCGTTGAGTATATGCAAAATGGTAATCTATGCTCGCTTTTACACTCCACCTCCAAACCCCCCGGTTGGACCAGGCGGATCCGGTTCGCTCTACAAGTGGCAAAAGCGGTTCAGGCTTTACACACGGCCCGACCGCCGATTATTCACAGAGACATCAAATCATCTAATGTCTTAATAGACGAGAAGATGAAAGCACGGTTGGGTGACTTCGGGCTTGCGCTGAGAGGCCACGTGGAGGATGTGCGCGTCAAATGCACGCCTCCGGCTGGTACGTTAGGATATCTTGATCCCGGTTATCTGGCTCCCGGCGATATAAGCTGTAAGAGTGACGTGTTTAGCTTTGGAATCTTACTTTTGGAAATTATTAGCGGTCGAAATGCGATCGATGTGAAATACAGTCCTCCTTCCATCGTTGACTGGGCGGTTCCGTTGATAAAAAGAGGCGATTCCTCAGCGATCTGTGATCATCGTATCGGTTCGCCGGTGGATGCCGGAATGATAAAGGTTTTGAGTGTTTTGGCTGCCAGGTGTGTGAGATCAACGGCTGAGAGGAGACCTGGGATGGGAGAAGTAGTGGAAGGATTAAAATACGTGAACAGAAGATATAACGCGCCGCTGTTATGGAATAGATTGAGGAGGCGCGTGGAAGATAAGCCGAAGTTTGATAGAGTTGTTGATTTAACAGAAGAGCGTGTTAATGTTAATAAAACGGTGAGGAATGGGAGTAGGAGAAATAGCAAAGTATCGAGTGTAGAGTATGGGAAAGGAATGATTGGTGAGCGGGTAATGAGATCAAAATCAACCGGGTCCCGATCTGATGATTATTACCATGGAAGAATCAAGGCCGGAGGAGGCGTGGCGGTCAAACTTCCGATGATAAAACTTAGCAAGTCAAGGTCAGTGGGTGTATTGCAGAGTCCGACCGTTGTACAATGCAGTAGTAATTATTGTACAGAAATTGAATCCCCTTTTTCAAAAATGCTGATTGGATCGGACGAGAATTCTCAGCTAGAGATGCAGGGGAAGCCATTAATTTtcatctaa